One genomic region from Thermocrinis sp. encodes:
- a CDS encoding enoyl-ACP reductase, which produces MGLLSGKKALITGIANERSIAYGIAKSFYREGAQMAFTYANEKLKKRVEEIAREFGSDLVFECDVSKDEHILNLKEWLSKQWGSLDIIVHSIAYAPKEEFKGGVIDTSREGFKIAMDVSVYSLIALTKTLLPLMEGRKGSIITLSYYGAEKVVPHYNVMGIAKAALECTVRYLAYDIAKYDHRINAISAGPIKTLAAYSITGFHLLMEHTTKVNPFGKAITIEDVGDTAVFLCSDWARAITGEVIHVDNGYHIMGVFGREEEIKKRGFWQE; this is translated from the coding sequence ATGGGTCTGTTGTCGGGTAAGAAGGCTTTGATAACTGGAATAGCAAACGAGAGGAGCATAGCCTACGGTATAGCCAAATCCTTCTACAGAGAAGGTGCTCAGATGGCTTTCACTTACGCAAACGAAAAGCTTAAAAAAAGAGTGGAGGAGATTGCCCGGGAATTTGGCAGTGATCTTGTGTTTGAGTGTGATGTATCAAAGGACGAGCATATCCTTAACCTAAAAGAGTGGCTAAGTAAACAGTGGGGAAGCTTGGACATTATAGTCCATTCCATAGCTTACGCTCCGAAAGAGGAATTTAAGGGGGGTGTGATAGACACTTCAAGGGAAGGGTTCAAAATAGCAATGGATGTATCTGTGTACTCATTAATAGCACTTACAAAGACACTGCTGCCCTTGATGGAAGGGAGGAAAGGTAGTATTATAACCTTGTCTTATTACGGGGCAGAAAAGGTGGTTCCACATTACAACGTTATGGGTATAGCCAAAGCTGCCCTTGAGTGCACTGTTAGATATCTTGCCTACGATATAGCAAAGTATGATCACAGAATAAATGCCATATCTGCCGGACCTATAAAGACCTTGGCTGCATACAGCATCACCGGTTTTCATCTACTTATGGAGCACACCACAAAGGTAAATCCTTTTGGAAAAGCCATAACCATAGAAGACGTAGGGGATACCGCTGTTTTTCTGTGTAGCGATTGGGCAAGGGCCATAACTGGAGAGGTAATACATGTAGACAATGGATACCACATAATGGGTGTATTTGGAAGGGAAGAGGAAATAAAAAAAAGAGGTTTTTGGCAAGAGTGA
- a CDS encoding 2-amino-3,7-dideoxy-D-threo-hept-6-ulosonate synthase, producing MIGKLVRLERIINRETGKTIIVPMDHGVSSGPIEGITDIKKAVDDVAEGGADAVVLHKGMVKVGHRGRGKDIGLIVHLSASTDWAPTKNDKTLVCTVEEAIKLGADAVSIHINLGADLEREMLRDFGFVSRVCEEWGMPLLAMVYGRGKDMDQYDPKVVAHCARIGAELGADIVKVPYTGSPETFYKVVEGCPVPVVIAGGPKMKTEREVLEMVYGALQAGAKGLSVGRNVFQAKDRVRMVRALYELVHKNGSIEQAVSILEGGT from the coding sequence ATGATAGGTAAGTTGGTGAGGCTAGAAAGAATCATAAACAGGGAAACGGGTAAGACGATTATAGTGCCCATGGATCACGGAGTAAGTTCTGGTCCCATAGAAGGTATAACGGACATAAAAAAGGCTGTGGATGATGTGGCCGAAGGTGGAGCTGATGCGGTAGTCTTACACAAAGGCATGGTAAAGGTAGGCCACAGGGGTCGTGGCAAAGATATTGGGCTTATAGTCCATCTTTCTGCATCCACAGACTGGGCTCCAACTAAGAATGACAAGACCCTTGTTTGCACTGTGGAAGAAGCTATAAAGCTTGGAGCAGACGCGGTCTCTATTCATATAAACTTAGGAGCAGACTTAGAAAGGGAGATGCTAAGAGACTTTGGTTTTGTGTCCAGAGTTTGCGAAGAGTGGGGTATGCCTCTTTTGGCTATGGTTTACGGAAGGGGAAAAGACATGGATCAATATGACCCTAAGGTAGTTGCCCACTGCGCAAGGATAGGTGCAGAGTTGGGGGCGGACATAGTTAAGGTCCCATACACTGGCTCGCCTGAAACATTTTATAAGGTAGTAGAAGGTTGTCCTGTGCCCGTGGTGATAGCGGGTGGTCCAAAGATGAAAACAGAAAGGGAAGTGTTGGAGATGGTCTACGGAGCTCTTCAGGCCGGAGCTAAGGGTTTATCTGTGGGAAGGAACGTCTTTCAGGCAAAGGACAGAGTAAGGATGGTTAGGGCTCTTTATGAGCTGGTTCACAAAAATGGTTCCATAGAACAGGCAGTCAGTATACTGGAAGGAGGTACATAA
- a CDS encoding TonB family protein has translation MNNWTKPSDKDNLLEKSLYLFISISINLILFSYLSLHLVIKDINTQVSEPIKLLLEEEPKEDVSSLIKPISKLAKAPAQKAVKPQDNASGSAPLKAEKGNIPVAPKKDESQSEESILSEIEKKVLSKKAEVNQSNVKVGEQLGEITASIAQGHVGFAGASRQVVFVPPFPKIAVTELPSTMQLKIWVDPSGKISKVEILKRSGVPQVDRSIVDFVKGIRFEPIRDNIIQTGVVTFRFKGG, from the coding sequence GTGAATAATTGGACAAAGCCATCAGACAAAGACAATTTGCTTGAAAAAAGCTTGTATCTTTTTATCTCTATCAGCATAAACCTTATTTTGTTTTCTTACCTTTCACTTCACTTAGTAATCAAAGATATAAACACGCAGGTTAGCGAGCCTATAAAACTTTTGTTGGAAGAGGAGCCAAAGGAGGATGTTTCTAGTTTAATCAAGCCTATCAGTAAGTTAGCTAAAGCTCCAGCTCAGAAAGCAGTTAAACCACAGGACAACGCGTCTGGCTCAGCTCCTTTAAAAGCTGAAAAAGGGAATATTCCCGTGGCACCAAAAAAGGATGAAAGTCAAAGCGAAGAGTCCATACTTTCGGAGATAGAAAAGAAAGTGCTTAGTAAAAAAGCGGAAGTTAATCAAAGCAATGTCAAAGTCGGTGAGCAATTAGGTGAGATAACCGCAAGCATAGCTCAGGGCCATGTGGGCTTTGCAGGTGCTTCAAGACAGGTTGTATTTGTCCCACCCTTTCCAAAGATAGCGGTTACTGAACTGCCCTCTACTATGCAACTGAAGATCTGGGTGGATCCTTCCGGCAAGATCTCAAAAGTTGAAATATTAAAAAGAAGCGGTGTGCCACAGGTGGACAGGTCCATAGTAGATTTTGTAAAAGGTATAAGGTTTGAACCTATTAGAGATAATATAATACAAACTGGAGTTGTGACATTCAGGTTTAAAGGAGGTTAA
- the lpxC gene encoding UDP-3-O-acyl-N-acetylglucosamine deacetylase yields MYQATIKEVIDFEGIGLHTGEYCKIRLHPDDSYKGIRFLIKGDYVPANYRYVVNTKYSTDLGKGDRVIKTVEHLMAVLYMLGIDNLVIEVLKGWEVPAMDGSGYFFYKNLKKLIQKLDREKEILEIKSPISVKNCTARIEALPFDQFLAEYVGSVEGLLKDCRVRFKGNAKGLVFARTFCFDHQVEALRKAGLAKGGSLENAVVFGKDGKVYNFGGLRSKDEPIRHKLLDLIGDLYLLGKQIKGRIISYYGGHSLNYDLVKSLADL; encoded by the coding sequence ATGTACCAGGCTACTATAAAGGAAGTTATAGACTTTGAGGGTATAGGGCTTCATACGGGGGAATATTGTAAAATTAGGCTACATCCAGATGACAGCTACAAAGGTATAAGGTTTTTGATCAAGGGCGATTATGTGCCGGCTAACTACAGATACGTCGTAAATACCAAGTACTCTACAGACCTGGGTAAAGGGGATAGGGTAATAAAGACCGTTGAGCATCTTATGGCTGTTCTTTACATGCTTGGTATTGACAACCTTGTGATTGAGGTCTTGAAAGGTTGGGAAGTGCCAGCTATGGACGGTAGCGGTTATTTTTTCTACAAAAACCTAAAGAAACTTATTCAAAAATTGGACAGGGAAAAGGAAATCCTTGAAATAAAATCCCCCATAAGCGTTAAAAACTGCACTGCAAGAATTGAAGCTCTGCCATTTGACCAGTTTTTAGCCGAATACGTGGGAAGTGTGGAAGGCTTATTAAAAGACTGCAGGGTAAGGTTCAAAGGAAACGCAAAAGGGCTGGTCTTTGCCAGAACCTTCTGCTTTGATCACCAAGTGGAAGCTCTCAGAAAGGCTGGCCTTGCCAAAGGTGGAAGTTTGGAAAATGCAGTAGTTTTTGGAAAGGACGGAAAAGTCTATAACTTTGGAGGTTTAAGGTCCAAAGACGAACCTATAAGGCACAAACTGTTAGACCTAATAGGAGACCTGTATTTACTGGGCAAACAAATAAAGGGAAGGATAATATCTTACTACGGGGGCCACTCCTTAAATTACGATTTAGTAAAATCCCTTGCTGATTTATAA
- a CDS encoding uroporphyrinogen-III synthase — MDSGKLTILLTRAKEDIEKDRIIFEREGFKVIGLPLIEEAPLEFEVPEGKFDFVIFQSQKAVKYFSSRVSLTGKEKILAVGEKTKEAVESYGYRVWAVPAQYYAEELVKLLEGYSGRVLIPRSNIGREEVIQRLRQMGFEVWPLDVYQTKLVDYPPQEFEEKVNVSNFLVFASPSAVRAFFANLQKLSNRPTLSNKKIICIGKTTKEEWKKFFDVDCEMPEKPGMHEVLNMVKRLASFLQ; from the coding sequence GTGGATAGCGGGAAATTAACAATTTTGCTAACACGTGCCAAAGAAGACATAGAAAAAGACAGAATAATTTTTGAAAGGGAAGGCTTTAAAGTTATAGGTCTTCCATTGATAGAAGAAGCTCCTTTGGAATTTGAAGTTCCAGAAGGAAAGTTTGATTTTGTTATATTCCAGAGTCAAAAGGCGGTAAAGTATTTTTCGTCAAGAGTTAGTTTAACAGGCAAAGAAAAGATTTTGGCAGTGGGTGAAAAGACAAAAGAGGCGGTTGAAAGCTACGGATACAGGGTATGGGCTGTGCCAGCGCAATACTACGCAGAAGAGCTGGTTAAGCTTTTGGAAGGTTATTCGGGCAGAGTCCTTATCCCAAGATCTAACATCGGAAGGGAAGAAGTTATACAAAGACTAAGGCAGATGGGCTTTGAAGTTTGGCCTTTGGATGTCTATCAGACAAAACTTGTAGATTATCCACCGCAGGAGTTTGAGGAAAAGGTTAATGTATCTAATTTTTTGGTTTTTGCAAGTCCATCCGCAGTTAGAGCCTTTTTTGCAAATCTGCAAAAGCTAAGCAACAGACCAACTTTAAGCAACAAAAAAATTATCTGTATTGGTAAAACTACAAAAGAGGAATGGAAAAAGTTTTTTGATGTAGACTGTGAAATGCCAGAAAAACCAGGTATGCACGAAGTCCTAAACATGGTAAAAAGGTTGGCATCTTTTTTGCAATAA
- the infC gene encoding translation initiation factor IF-3: MEYRVNRQIRAREVRLIDQDGKQIGIVPIQEALKIAEERGLDLVEVAPNANPPVCKLLDYGKFLYEMKKKEKEAKKKQKEHSMEVKDINLSLRIDEHDLKVKLKHMREFLEDGDKVRVRIRFRGRENVHPELADKLVNRIVEDLSDCAQLEAQPKREGNFLMFSLLPKKR; the protein is encoded by the coding sequence ATGGAATATAGAGTAAACAGGCAAATTAGAGCAAGGGAAGTCAGGCTAATTGATCAGGATGGTAAGCAAATAGGAATAGTGCCTATTCAGGAAGCTTTAAAGATAGCTGAAGAAAGGGGTTTAGATTTGGTGGAGGTTGCACCTAATGCTAATCCACCGGTGTGTAAGCTTTTGGATTATGGCAAGTTTCTTTACGAAATGAAGAAGAAGGAAAAGGAAGCAAAGAAAAAACAGAAAGAGCATTCTATGGAAGTTAAAGACATCAACCTTTCTTTGAGAATAGACGAACACGACCTTAAGGTAAAGCTTAAACATATGAGGGAGTTTTTGGAGGATGGTGACAAGGTTAGGGTAAGGATAAGGTTTAGGGGTAGAGAAAACGTTCATCCCGAACTTGCTGATAAGTTGGTCAATAGAATTGTGGAAGATTTGTCAGATTGTGCACAGTTAGAAGCACAACCTAAAAGGGAGGGTAATTTTTTAATGTTCTCCCTTTTGCCTAAGAAAAGGTAA
- a CDS encoding MlaE family lipid ABC transporter permease subunit — protein sequence MLKVFEEVGRATLLTLWSIYLLFKSPPRIRHFIKQITYLGAETTPVVLITSLFTGGVIALQTYGTFSRFNAEFLIGAVVALSMGRELAPVLTALMVTARVGSAITAQIGTMRITEQIDALEVMGIDSRSYLITPRIVAGTIGVPMLTVLSNIAGIIGGWFVAVKLFGVNEYLFWEKMKDLTEFYDFLGGLYKATFFGFIVSSVSCYFGFYTKGGTEGVGRATTNSVVTSSMLVLISDYFLTAIIY from the coding sequence ATGTTAAAAGTTTTTGAAGAGGTAGGTAGGGCTACCTTACTTACTCTGTGGTCTATATACTTGCTCTTTAAGTCTCCACCAAGAATAAGGCACTTCATAAAGCAAATTACTTATCTTGGAGCGGAAACTACACCGGTGGTACTTATCACTTCTCTGTTTACCGGTGGAGTTATAGCCCTTCAGACTTACGGCACCTTTAGCAGGTTTAACGCAGAGTTTTTAATAGGAGCGGTGGTAGCCCTTTCTATGGGTAGGGAGTTGGCACCAGTGCTCACTGCCCTAATGGTAACCGCAAGGGTAGGTTCTGCAATAACCGCACAGATAGGAACCATGCGCATTACGGAGCAAATAGATGCCTTAGAGGTTATGGGTATAGACTCTCGAAGTTATTTAATTACACCCCGCATAGTGGCTGGCACCATCGGCGTTCCCATGCTCACAGTTTTATCCAACATAGCGGGCATAATAGGTGGATGGTTTGTTGCAGTAAAGCTCTTTGGTGTAAATGAGTATCTCTTTTGGGAAAAGATGAAGGACCTTACCGAATTTTACGATTTTTTAGGAGGGTTATACAAGGCTACTTTTTTTGGATTTATTGTATCCTCTGTTAGCTGTTATTTTGGATTTTACACAAAGGGTGGAACGGAGGGTGTGGGTAGGGCTACCACAAACAGTGTGGTCACATCCTCTATGTTGGTGCTTATTTCTGACTACTTCTTGACAGCGATTATATATTAA
- the aroC gene encoding chorismate synthase: protein MSIRFLTAGESHGRGLVCIVEGVPANLEISAEHINRELERRQRGYGRGGRMKIEKDTVQIISGVRFGKTLGSPIALLIENKDWENWKEKMAVEGERPDFAVPFTRPRPGHADLAGGIKYNQRDLRNILERASARETACRVAVGAICKRFLEELGVFVGSYVVSIGPLEPPIEERDLIKRHYLAEQSEVRFPDPTKDELFRELIDKAKEMGESLGGVFEVFAVGVPPGLGSHVHWDRKLDGIIAQAMMSIQAIKGVEIGLGFMASKKFGSEVHDEIGYKEGEGYFRYSNNLGGLEGGITNGMPVVVRCAMKPIPTLTKPLRSVDLETKEEVRAGKERTDVVAVPAASVVGESALAYVLANAFLEKLGGDFMEEIKERYKIYLEHVKSF from the coding sequence ATGTCTATCAGATTTTTAACCGCTGGTGAATCTCACGGAAGGGGCTTAGTTTGTATAGTTGAAGGCGTACCGGCAAACCTTGAAATATCCGCAGAACACATAAACAGGGAGTTGGAAAGAAGGCAGAGGGGATACGGCAGGGGTGGGAGGATGAAGATAGAAAAGGATACTGTCCAGATAATCTCTGGAGTTAGGTTTGGAAAAACCTTGGGAAGTCCTATAGCCCTTCTGATTGAAAACAAGGACTGGGAAAACTGGAAGGAGAAAATGGCTGTGGAGGGAGAAAGGCCAGACTTTGCAGTGCCTTTCACAAGACCAAGGCCCGGACATGCAGACTTAGCGGGTGGTATAAAGTATAACCAGCGGGATTTAAGAAACATCCTTGAAAGGGCCTCTGCAAGAGAAACGGCGTGTAGGGTAGCGGTTGGTGCCATCTGCAAGAGGTTTTTAGAGGAGTTGGGAGTTTTTGTAGGAAGCTATGTGGTTAGCATAGGTCCCCTTGAACCTCCCATAGAAGAGCGGGATTTAATTAAAAGACACTATCTTGCGGAGCAGTCAGAGGTCAGATTTCCAGATCCCACTAAGGATGAGCTTTTTAGGGAACTCATAGATAAAGCTAAGGAAATGGGTGAAAGCTTAGGTGGAGTTTTTGAGGTTTTTGCGGTGGGAGTTCCTCCCGGGCTTGGAAGTCACGTGCATTGGGACAGAAAGTTGGATGGTATTATAGCTCAGGCTATGATGAGCATTCAGGCTATAAAGGGGGTGGAGATAGGTTTGGGGTTTATGGCGTCAAAGAAGTTTGGCTCTGAGGTGCACGACGAGATAGGATATAAGGAAGGGGAAGGATACTTTAGGTATTCTAACAACTTAGGTGGTTTGGAGGGTGGAATTACCAACGGCATGCCCGTAGTGGTAAGGTGCGCCATGAAGCCCATACCAACTTTAACCAAACCGCTCAGGAGCGTAGATTTGGAAACTAAAGAGGAAGTTAGGGCTGGTAAAGAGAGGACAGACGTGGTGGCAGTGCCTGCTGCTTCAGTTGTAGGAGAATCGGCCTTAGCCTACGTGCTTGCCAATGCATTTTTGGAAAAACTGGGTGGTGACTTTATGGAAGAGATAAAAGAAAGGTATAAAATCTACCTGGAGCATGTTAAAAGTTTTTGA
- the rpmB gene encoding 50S ribosomal protein L28 gives MAKCYVCGKTTKIGRSVTFSAESNPRQFKANLQRVKVVLEDGTVRRVYVCTKCLKAGKVTKAVKVS, from the coding sequence ATGGCGAAGTGTTACGTTTGTGGAAAGACTACAAAGATAGGAAGAAGTGTGACCTTTTCTGCTGAGAGCAATCCAAGGCAGTTTAAGGCAAACTTGCAGAGGGTCAAGGTCGTCTTAGAAGACGGGACAGTAAGAAGAGTTTATGTTTGCACGAAGTGTTTGAAAGCCGGGAAGGTAACAAAAGCGGTAAAGGTTTCCTAA
- a CDS encoding deoxyribodipyrimidine photo-lyase, translating into MEFDHDLAFRNRIKLINDKTIDRAKKYIIYWMAHSHRANFNHGLEFAIELSNRIKKPLLVYFPITDRYKFSNIRYYKFMLDGLLEAKKFIEDRGIRFVIEKVEDVRQRVIELSKDSAALITDKPYLKYFRKLQKNIADSLEVPVFQVESDVCVPVEIVSNKQEVYAFNFRGKIYSFLSLYLTPLSAREPKIKSINFDFKVNELTLKDSLEIIDKLNIDKSVSLSPFVGGYTQAKKYLKEFIEKKLHKYKEFRSHPELDYQSNLSPYLHFGQISPVEIVLEILSKYKHDDDNINSFFNELIVWRELARNFCYYNPNYNQYEGIPDWAKKTLEEHKTDKREYIYTLEEFENAKTHDEYWNAAQLELLKIGKMHNYMRMYWCKKIIEWTEDPKQAFDIACYLNDKYELDGRDPNSYAGISWCFGTHDRPWKERRIFGKIRYMSASSLESKFDIKKYVEKIKGIKIS; encoded by the coding sequence ATGGAATTCGATCACGATTTAGCGTTTAGAAATAGAATAAAGCTAATAAATGATAAAACTATCGACAGAGCTAAGAAGTACATTATTTATTGGATGGCCCATAGCCATAGAGCAAATTTCAATCATGGTCTTGAATTTGCTATAGAGTTATCAAATAGGATTAAAAAACCTCTTTTAGTTTACTTTCCAATAACAGATAGATATAAGTTCTCTAACATAAGATATTACAAATTTATGTTAGATGGTCTGTTAGAAGCAAAAAAATTTATAGAAGATAGAGGTATAAGGTTCGTTATAGAAAAAGTAGAAGATGTACGGCAAAGAGTTATAGAGCTATCAAAAGACTCTGCTGCTTTGATTACAGATAAACCTTATCTAAAATATTTTAGAAAGCTTCAAAAAAACATAGCAGATAGTTTAGAAGTACCTGTCTTTCAAGTAGAGTCTGACGTGTGCGTTCCTGTAGAAATTGTATCTAATAAGCAAGAAGTGTATGCATTTAACTTTAGAGGTAAAATCTATAGTTTTTTAAGCTTGTATTTGACCCCACTAAGTGCAAGAGAACCAAAAATAAAATCTATTAATTTTGATTTTAAAGTAAACGAATTAACTTTGAAAGACTCTTTAGAGATTATAGATAAACTTAATATAGATAAAAGTGTGAGTTTGTCACCCTTTGTAGGTGGTTACACTCAAGCCAAAAAATACCTAAAGGAGTTTATTGAAAAGAAGCTACACAAGTACAAAGAATTTAGGTCGCATCCAGAGCTTGATTATCAATCAAACTTAAGTCCTTATCTACACTTTGGTCAGATTTCTCCGGTAGAAATTGTTTTAGAAATACTTTCAAAATACAAACATGATGATGACAATATAAACAGCTTTTTCAATGAACTGATAGTTTGGAGAGAGCTTGCAAGAAACTTCTGCTACTACAATCCAAACTACAACCAGTATGAAGGTATTCCAGACTGGGCTAAAAAAACATTAGAAGAACATAAAACTGATAAAAGAGAATATATCTACACCTTAGAAGAATTTGAAAACGCAAAAACTCACGATGAATACTGGAATGCTGCACAATTAGAGCTTTTGAAAATCGGAAAGATGCATAACTACATGAGAATGTATTGGTGTAAAAAAATCATTGAATGGACAGAAGATCCAAAACAAGCTTTTGATATAGCGTGTTATCTTAATGATAAATACGAACTTGACGGAAGAGATCCAAACAGTTATGCCGGAATATCATGGTGTTTTGGAACCCATGACAGACCATGGAAAGAAAGAAGAATTTTTGGGAAAATTAGATATATGAGTGCATCAAGTTTAGAATCTAAGTTTGATATTAAAAAATATGTTGAAAAAATAAAAGGAATAAAAATTTCATGA